Proteins co-encoded in one Streptomyces sp. NBC_01283 genomic window:
- the npdG gene encoding NADPH-dependent F420 reductase, which yields MTSNDSVQKPPAKDPWELPDVSGLVVGVLGGTGDQGRGLAYRLARAGQKVIIGSRAAERARTAADELGLGVEGAENAECARRSDIVIVAVPWDGHGKTLEALREELSGKLVIDCVNPLGFDKKGAYALKPEEGSAAEQAAALLPDSRVTAAFHHLSAVLLQDAAVEEIDTDVMVLGEVRADTDIVQALAARIPGMRGVFAGRLRNAHQVESLVANLISVNRRYKAHAGLRVTDV from the coding sequence ATGACCTCTAACGACAGTGTGCAGAAGCCCCCGGCCAAGGATCCCTGGGAGCTGCCCGACGTCTCCGGGCTCGTCGTCGGCGTGCTCGGCGGCACCGGCGACCAGGGCCGCGGCCTCGCCTACCGCCTGGCCCGCGCGGGCCAGAAGGTGATCATCGGCTCCCGCGCGGCCGAGCGCGCGCGGACCGCGGCCGACGAGCTGGGCCTCGGCGTCGAGGGCGCCGAGAACGCGGAGTGCGCGCGGCGCAGCGACATCGTGATCGTCGCCGTGCCGTGGGACGGGCACGGCAAGACCCTCGAAGCGCTGCGCGAGGAGCTGAGCGGCAAGCTCGTCATCGACTGCGTGAACCCGCTGGGCTTCGACAAGAAGGGCGCCTACGCCCTGAAGCCCGAGGAGGGCAGCGCAGCAGAGCAGGCCGCCGCCCTGCTGCCGGACTCCCGGGTGACGGCCGCCTTCCACCACCTGTCGGCGGTGCTGCTCCAGGACGCGGCCGTCGAGGAGATCGACACCGATGTGATGGTCCTGGGCGAGGTCCGCGCCGACACGGACATCGTCCAGGCGCTCGCCGCCCGCATCCCCGGCATGCGGGGCGTCTTCGCGGGGCGGCTGCGCAACGCGCACCAGGTCGAGTCCCTGGTGGCCAACCTGATCTCCGTGAACCGGCGCTACAAGGCCCACGCGGGGCTGCGCGTGACCGACGTCTAG
- a CDS encoding DUF6578 domain-containing protein, which yields MTLWDVMYDDWQMECCGTPFSVGDEVAWQLEGGPDLYSVERHGEEAPDTVGRVRSIRMVTRGFARAAGTNTFEPVPGEEWLRSVEACPKWFTDPVEGSREQGYFRREVGVLVVLDVREEAE from the coding sequence ATGACGCTGTGGGACGTGATGTACGACGACTGGCAGATGGAGTGCTGCGGGACGCCGTTCTCCGTGGGGGACGAGGTGGCGTGGCAGCTGGAGGGCGGTCCTGACCTCTACTCCGTGGAGCGGCACGGCGAGGAGGCACCGGACACGGTGGGCCGGGTCCGGTCGATCCGGATGGTGACCCGGGGCTTCGCCCGCGCGGCCGGCACGAACACGTTCGAACCCGTACCGGGCGAGGAGTGGCTCCGCTCCGTGGAGGCATGCCCGAAGTGGTTCACGGACCCGGTGGAGGGGAGCCGGGAGCAGGGATACTTCCGGCGGGAGGTAGGGGTACTGGTCGTCCTCGACGTACGGGAAGAGGCCGAGTGA
- a CDS encoding exo-alpha-sialidase translates to MADETSVPFRAGREGYASFRIPAVVRTRSGTLLAFCEGRVGSQADFGNIDVVLKRSSDGGRTWGPLQVVAQNGTNLAGNPAPVVLDTGRILLVHVRNAAAATEDAIRRGKVSAANGRRIWVRHSDDDALTWSAAREITGQVKKTNWRWYATTPGHAIQLTGTAATGRVVVPANHSLPPSGTDDGTEGKYNGGHCLLSDDHGQTWRIGYVDDNTDGYVNVNETTAAELPDGRLYFNTRNDSPSPGTRADAHSLDGGRSLLKPFRPQAGLVGPVVECGVLQLRTPDVLLFSGPADPGFRALMTVRRSRDGGTTWQDAYTVDGLPAAYSDLVRVDDGTVGLLYETGDFSAYETITFRRIPVAALA, encoded by the coding sequence ATGGCTGATGAGACATCTGTTCCCTTCCGGGCCGGGCGCGAGGGCTATGCGAGCTTCCGGATCCCCGCCGTCGTCCGCACCCGCTCCGGCACCCTGCTGGCCTTCTGCGAGGGGAGAGTCGGCTCGCAGGCGGACTTCGGCAACATCGACGTCGTGCTGAAGCGGTCCAGCGACGGCGGCCGCACCTGGGGGCCGCTCCAGGTCGTCGCCCAGAACGGCACCAACCTCGCGGGCAACCCCGCCCCCGTCGTCCTGGACACCGGCCGGATCCTCCTCGTCCATGTCCGCAACGCCGCCGCCGCGACCGAGGACGCCATCCGGCGCGGCAAGGTCTCCGCCGCGAACGGGCGGCGGATCTGGGTCCGGCACAGTGACGACGACGCACTCACCTGGTCGGCCGCCAGGGAGATCACCGGGCAGGTGAAGAAGACGAACTGGCGGTGGTACGCGACCACGCCCGGCCACGCGATCCAGCTGACCGGCACCGCCGCGACCGGCCGGGTCGTCGTGCCCGCCAACCACTCCCTGCCGCCCTCCGGTACGGACGACGGCACCGAGGGCAAGTACAACGGCGGCCACTGCCTGCTCAGCGACGACCACGGACAGACCTGGCGCATCGGCTACGTCGACGACAACACCGACGGCTACGTGAACGTGAACGAGACCACCGCCGCCGAACTCCCCGACGGGCGGCTCTACTTCAACACCCGCAACGACTCGCCGTCCCCCGGCACCCGCGCCGACGCCCACTCCCTGGACGGCGGCCGGAGCCTGCTCAAGCCCTTCCGGCCGCAGGCAGGGCTCGTCGGCCCGGTCGTCGAATGCGGCGTGCTCCAGTTGCGCACGCCGGACGTGCTGCTGTTCTCCGGGCCCGCGGACCCAGGCTTCCGGGCCCTGATGACGGTGCGCCGCAGCCGCGACGGAGGCACCACGTGGCAGGACGCGTACACGGTGGACGGGCTGCCCGCCGCGTACTCCGATCTCGTGCGCGTCGACGACGGGACCGTCGGACTCCTCTACGAGACGGGCGACTTCAGCGCCTACGAGACGATCACGTTCCGGCGGATACCGGTGGCCGCGCTGGCCTGA
- a CDS encoding site-2 protease family protein produces the protein MTTAPTRSSDRRISPVFLGIAAVTAVSGWAAWTGFADNPGLAVFLFVTAAWIVSLCLHEYAHARTALHSGDISVGAKGYLTLNPLKYTHALLSIVLPVLFVIMGGIGLPGGAVFIERGRIRGKWKHSLISAAGPLTNVLFAVVCTAPFWLDSLSGVPDTFRFALAFLALLQVTAAILNSLPIPGLDGYGVIEPWLSYKIRRQVEPFAPFGLIAVFGILWIPEVNGAFFDAIDAILRGLGVGDLETYCGQDFYRFWDGDPSQSCTLNS, from the coding sequence ATGACCACCGCTCCCACCCGAAGCAGCGACCGGCGGATCAGCCCCGTCTTCCTCGGGATCGCCGCCGTCACCGCGGTCTCCGGCTGGGCCGCATGGACCGGGTTCGCGGACAATCCCGGGCTCGCGGTCTTTCTCTTCGTGACGGCGGCCTGGATCGTCTCGCTCTGTCTGCACGAGTACGCGCACGCCCGCACCGCCCTGCACAGCGGTGACATCTCCGTCGGCGCGAAGGGCTATCTGACCCTCAACCCGCTGAAGTACACGCACGCGCTGCTCAGCATCGTGCTTCCGGTGCTCTTCGTGATCATGGGTGGCATCGGCCTGCCCGGCGGTGCCGTCTTCATCGAGCGGGGCCGCATCCGGGGCAAGTGGAAGCACAGCCTGATCTCGGCGGCGGGCCCGCTGACGAACGTGCTCTTCGCGGTCGTCTGCACCGCGCCCTTCTGGCTGGACTCGCTCTCCGGCGTGCCGGACACCTTCCGCTTCGCGCTCGCCTTCCTCGCGCTGCTCCAGGTGACGGCCGCGATCCTGAACTCGCTGCCCATCCCGGGCCTGGACGGGTACGGCGTCATCGAGCCCTGGCTCTCGTACAAGATCCGCCGCCAGGTGGAGCCGTTCGCGCCGTTCGGTCTGATCGCCGTCTTCGGCATCCTGTGGATCCCCGAGGTGAACGGCGCCTTCTTCGACGCGATCGACGCGATCCTGCGAGGGCTCGGCGTGGGCGACCTGGAGACCTACTGCGGCCAGGACTTCTACCGCTTCTGGGACGGCGACCCGAGCCAGTCCTGCACGCTCAACTCGTAG